The Streptomyces camelliae genome window below encodes:
- a CDS encoding amino acid deaminase has translation MRTEALARLAEERVDHRFKGLPPDADGLTVGELAAQRRNLFREADGFTTPVLALSAERLEHNLALMETYAARHGLAFAPHGKTSMAPQLFHRQIEHGAWGVTLAVPHQVRVARAFGVQRIFLANELVDAPALRWIAGELAADPDFRFVCYVDSVRGVELMDAALKGSSRQLDVVVELGAGEGARTGVRTEADARAVAEAVGGTDTLRLVGVAGYEAQVPGADPVLVHAWLDRLVALAVELDKAGRFAGADEIVVSAGGSEWFDAVADVFAAVPELSRPVLKLLRSGAYISHDDVHYSRLTPFNRVPEEGALEPAFRLWAQVVSRPSADQAFLNAGKRDAAYDLDLPVAHVVRRNGTERPASGVEVSALSDQHLWLRTDAGADVEVGDWVGLGLSHPCTSFDKWQLIPVAEADGTVVDFIRTYF, from the coding sequence ATGCGCACCGAAGCGCTCGCCCGGCTGGCCGAGGAACGCGTCGACCATCGCTTCAAGGGCCTGCCGCCCGACGCCGACGGCCTCACCGTCGGCGAACTGGCCGCCCAGCGCCGTAACCTCTTCCGCGAGGCCGACGGCTTCACCACCCCCGTCCTCGCCCTGTCCGCCGAGCGCCTGGAGCACAATCTGGCGCTCATGGAGACGTACGCCGCGCGGCACGGGCTCGCCTTCGCCCCGCACGGCAAGACCTCCATGGCTCCGCAGCTCTTCCACCGCCAGATCGAGCACGGCGCCTGGGGCGTCACCCTGGCGGTGCCCCACCAGGTGCGCGTGGCCCGCGCGTTCGGCGTCCAGCGGATCTTCCTCGCCAACGAGCTCGTGGACGCCCCGGCGCTGCGCTGGATCGCGGGCGAGCTGGCCGCCGACCCGGACTTCCGGTTCGTCTGCTACGTCGACTCCGTGCGCGGTGTCGAGCTGATGGACGCCGCGCTGAAAGGCTCCTCAAGGCAGCTGGACGTCGTCGTCGAGCTGGGCGCCGGCGAGGGCGCGCGGACCGGGGTGCGCACGGAGGCGGACGCGCGGGCCGTCGCCGAGGCCGTGGGCGGTACGGACACGCTGCGGCTCGTCGGCGTGGCGGGCTACGAGGCCCAGGTGCCGGGCGCCGACCCGGTGCTCGTGCATGCGTGGCTGGACCGGCTGGTCGCACTGGCGGTGGAACTCGACAAGGCCGGCCGGTTCGCCGGCGCCGACGAGATCGTGGTGAGCGCCGGTGGCAGTGAGTGGTTCGACGCGGTCGCCGATGTCTTCGCCGCCGTGCCCGAACTCTCCCGCCCGGTACTGAAGCTGCTGCGCTCGGGCGCGTACATCTCGCACGACGACGTGCACTACAGCAGGCTCACCCCCTTCAACCGGGTCCCCGAGGAGGGCGCCCTGGAGCCCGCGTTCCGGCTGTGGGCCCAGGTCGTCTCCCGTCCCTCGGCGGACCAGGCCTTCCTCAACGCGGGCAAGCGCGACGCGGCCTACGACCTCGACCTTCCGGTGGCGCACGTGGTACGCCGGAACGGTACCGAGCGTCCGGCGAGCGGCGTCGAGGTGAGCGCCCTGTCCGACCAGCACCTGTGGCTGCGCACGGACGCGGGCGCGGACGTCGAGGTCGGCGACTGGGTCGGGCTGGGGCTGTCCCATCCGTGCACGTCGTTCGACAAGTGGCAGCTGATCCCGGTGGCCGAGGCGGACGGGACGGTCGTCGACTTCATCCGCACCTACTTCTAG
- a CDS encoding N-acyl-D-amino-acid deacylase family protein has product MEDLVIRDADVVDGSGEASYRADVVIDGGRIVSIVKEAAAAGCQRPRAMRELDAEGLVLSPGFIDMHAHSDLALLRDPDHSAKAAQGVTLEVLGQDGLSYAPVDDRTLEEVRRAITGWNGYGDDIEFDWRSVGAYLDRLDRGIAVNAAYLIPQGTVRALAVGWEDRAATPEELDRMRRLVAEGMEQGAVGMSSGLTYTPGMYAPDAELTELCRVVASYGGYYCPHHRSYGAGALAAYAEMVELAREADCPLHLAHATMNFGVNKGRAPELLALLDQALDAGADITLDTYPYTPGSTTLAALLPSWASAGGPREILARLGDPETAERIRHGLEVTGSDGCHGVPVEWETIEISGVADPALGAYVGRTVREAARLRGEAPWETARGLLLGDRLGTTILQHVGHEENVRTIMRHRAHTGGSDGILRGAKPHPRAYGTFPCYLGHCVRELGVLTLEECVAHLTSRPAARLRLPDRGLVREGYRADLVLFDPETVAPGATFAEPRRLPTGIPYVFVDGRFVIEDGKRTDVLAGRAVRRTPV; this is encoded by the coding sequence GTGGAGGACCTGGTCATCCGGGACGCCGACGTCGTGGACGGCAGCGGCGAGGCGTCGTACCGGGCCGACGTGGTGATCGACGGCGGCCGGATCGTCTCGATCGTCAAGGAGGCCGCCGCGGCCGGCTGCCAGCGCCCGCGCGCCATGCGGGAGCTGGACGCGGAGGGCCTGGTCCTCTCCCCCGGCTTCATCGACATGCACGCCCACTCCGACCTCGCCCTGCTGCGCGACCCCGACCACAGCGCCAAGGCCGCGCAGGGGGTCACGCTGGAGGTCCTCGGCCAGGACGGGTTGTCGTACGCGCCGGTGGACGACCGCACCCTGGAGGAGGTGCGGCGGGCGATCACCGGATGGAACGGGTACGGCGACGACATCGAGTTCGACTGGCGCTCGGTCGGCGCGTACCTGGACCGGCTGGACCGGGGCATCGCCGTGAACGCCGCGTATCTGATCCCGCAGGGCACGGTCCGCGCACTCGCCGTCGGCTGGGAGGACCGCGCGGCCACCCCCGAAGAGCTGGACCGCATGCGGCGGTTGGTGGCCGAGGGCATGGAGCAGGGTGCGGTCGGGATGTCCTCCGGGCTCACCTACACCCCCGGCATGTACGCCCCGGACGCCGAACTGACCGAGCTGTGCCGGGTGGTGGCGTCGTACGGCGGCTACTACTGCCCGCACCACCGCTCCTACGGCGCCGGCGCCCTGGCGGCGTACGCCGAGATGGTGGAGCTCGCGCGGGAGGCGGACTGTCCGCTGCATCTGGCACACGCGACGATGAACTTCGGGGTGAACAAGGGCCGGGCGCCGGAGCTGCTCGCCCTGCTCGACCAGGCCCTCGACGCCGGCGCGGACATCACGCTGGACACCTACCCCTACACCCCCGGCTCCACCACGCTGGCCGCATTGCTGCCGAGCTGGGCGAGCGCGGGCGGACCGCGGGAGATCCTGGCCCGGCTGGGCGACCCGGAGACGGCCGAGCGGATCCGGCACGGCCTGGAGGTGACCGGCTCGGACGGCTGCCACGGGGTGCCGGTGGAGTGGGAGACGATCGAGATCTCGGGCGTCGCCGACCCGGCGCTGGGCGCGTACGTGGGCCGTACGGTCCGGGAGGCGGCGCGGCTGCGGGGCGAGGCGCCGTGGGAGACGGCCCGCGGGCTGCTGCTGGGGGACCGGCTCGGTACGACGATCCTCCAGCACGTCGGGCACGAGGAGAACGTCCGCACGATCATGCGGCACCGCGCCCACACCGGCGGCTCGGACGGCATCCTGCGGGGCGCCAAGCCGCACCCGCGCGCGTACGGCACGTTCCCGTGCTATCTCGGCCACTGTGTACGGGAGTTGGGGGTGCTGACCCTGGAGGAGTGCGTCGCGCACCTCACCTCCCGGCCCGCGGCCCGGCTGAGGCTGCCGGACCGCGGGCTGGTGCGCGAGGGCTACCGGGCCGACCTGGTGCTCTTCGACCCGGAGACGGTGGCGCCGGGCGCGACGTTCGCCGAGCCCCGCAGGCTGCCGACCGGGATCCCGTACGTCTTCGTCGACGGCCGGTTCGTCATCGAGGACGGGAAGCGGACGGACGTGCTCGCGGGGCGGGCGGTGCGTCGTACCCCCGTGTGA
- a CDS encoding S1 family peptidase, whose translation MNKPLLAVLSSVALAALGATPAVAAPHTAPHSTPHTTAPHTARPAAVTVDFAGTVSLSNCSGSVIRFRNSADTDPALVLTNGHCLETGFPQPGEVITGQSSSRTFGLLNSAGTKVATLRANQVVYSTMTDTDVTIYRTTTTYAAIKSNYGISPLTVQDTHPTAGTTIKVVSGYWKRIYSCAIDGFVYRLQEGDWTWKDSVRYTSACNTIGGTSGSPVIDTATGKVVAVNNTGNEDGERCTENNPCEVDENGNVTVRQGINYAEETYIIPACFTTGNKLNLSASGCTLPKP comes from the coding sequence ATGAACAAGCCTCTCCTTGCCGTGCTCTCCTCCGTGGCCCTGGCCGCGCTGGGCGCGACCCCGGCGGTGGCCGCACCACACACCGCACCGCACTCCACACCGCACACCACCGCACCGCACACCGCCAGGCCCGCCGCGGTCACCGTCGACTTCGCCGGCACCGTATCGCTCAGCAACTGCTCCGGCTCGGTCATCCGCTTCCGCAACTCCGCGGACACCGACCCGGCGCTCGTGCTGACCAACGGCCACTGCCTGGAGACCGGCTTCCCGCAACCCGGTGAGGTCATCACCGGCCAGTCCTCCAGCCGTACCTTCGGCCTGCTGAACTCCGCCGGCACCAAGGTCGCCACCCTCCGCGCCAACCAGGTCGTGTACTCGACCATGACGGACACGGACGTGACGATCTACCGCACGACCACCACGTACGCGGCGATCAAGAGCAACTACGGCATCAGCCCGCTCACCGTGCAGGACACCCACCCGACGGCCGGCACCACCATCAAGGTCGTCTCCGGCTACTGGAAGAGGATCTACAGCTGCGCCATCGACGGCTTCGTGTACCGGCTGCAGGAGGGCGACTGGACCTGGAAGGACTCCGTCCGCTACACCTCCGCCTGCAACACCATCGGCGGCACCTCCGGCTCCCCGGTGATCGACACCGCCACCGGCAAGGTCGTGGCCGTCAACAACACCGGCAACGAGGACGGCGAGCGCTGCACCGAGAACAACCCTTGCGAGGTGGACGAGAACGGCAACGTCACCGTCCGCCAGGGCATCAACTACGCCGAGGAGACGTACATCATCCCGGCGTGCTTCACCACCGGCAACAAGCTGAACCTCAGCGCGTCCGGCTGCACCCTGCCCAAGCCGTGA